A genomic region of Trifolium pratense cultivar HEN17-A07 linkage group LG3, ARS_RC_1.1, whole genome shotgun sequence contains the following coding sequences:
- the LOC123914332 gene encoding transcription factor TCP2-like, translating to MEEDEIQAQHKFPRVGNEDDNNGRRGDVNRFNSWHHSSRIIRVSRASGGKDRHSKVMTSKGLRDRRVRLSVTTAIQFYDLQDRLGYDQPSKAVEWLIKSASDAISELPSLNNSLFTDINNNNNQLSEQGVDSVHDAEMVVENGENNYHGQNLSLSKSGCSSTSETSKGSGLSLSRSDVRVSRVKARERARERTAKDKEKENHHDNVNPHQHHQHQHHNVHSSISQTASFTELLTGGINNAVPTTNSPRGSVDEPSFFNKARQQQQQQQQQQQQWSSSAPMDHYFSPMFLGSSSSRTHHHHHQLGHSLHDHQSMTMSSPFNSGENHSADQNQNQHQNHLQHQFAFLPDHMMQNVVTSSSTQPSGGDNDYNLNFTISSGLAGYNRGTLQSNSPSLLSHLQRFSVSSLDGSNNLPFFMGGGGGAASASPASASPAPTAMESNHNHNHHHQIQHHQFSSVFDGSSLQLYSDQKGKSKN from the coding sequence ATGGAGGAGGATGAGATTCAAGCACAACATAAATTCCCTAGAGTTGGTAATGAAGATGATAATAATGGAAGAAGAGGAGATGTTAACAGGTTCAATAGTTGGCATCATTCTTCAAGAATCATAAGGGTTTCAAGAGCTTCTGGTGGAAAAGATAGGCATAGTAAGGTTATGACTTCAAAGGGTTTAAGAGATAGAAGAGTTAGGCTTTCTGTTACAACAGCTATTCAATTCTATGATCTTCAAGATAGACTTGGTTATGATCAACCAAGTAAAGCTGTTGAATGGTTGATTAAATCTGCTTCTGATGCTATTTCTGAATTACCTTCACTTAACAACTCATTATTCACtgatattaataataataataatcaactAAGTGAACAAGGTGTTGATTCAGTTCATGATGCTGAAATGGTTGTTGAGAATGGTGAAAATAATTATCATGGTCAGAATCTTTCTTTGTCTAAATCTGGTTGTAGTAGCACTTCTGAAACAAGTAAAGGTTCTGGTTTATCACTTTCAAGATCTGATGTTCGTGTGAGCCGTGTCAAGGCTAGAGAAAGAGCTAGGGAAAGAACAGCTAAAgacaaagaaaaagagaatcATCATGACAATGTTAACCCTCATCagcatcatcaacatcaacatcatAATGTGCACTCTTCAATTTCTCAAACAGCTTCATTCACTGAACTTCTTACTGGTGGAATCAACAATGCAGTTCCTACTACAAATAGTCCAAGAGGGTCAGTTGATGAACCTAGTTTCTTCAACAAAGCAAgacagcagcagcaacaacagcagcaacagcagcagcaaTGGAGTTCTTCAGCACCAATGGATCATTACTTTAGTCCAATGTTTCTAGGATCTTCATCATCGAGaacacatcatcatcatcatcaattagGACATTCACTTCATGATCATCAATCAATGACAATGTCGTCGCCATTCAATAGTGGTGAAAACCATTCAGCagatcagaatcagaatcagcaTCAGAATCATTTGCAGCATCAATTTGCATTTTTACCTGATCATATGATGCAAAATGTGGTTACTTCTTCTTCTACTCAACCAAGCGGGGGGGACAATGATTATAATCTAAACTTCACGATATCTTCGGGCCTTGCTGGTTACAATAGGGGGACCCTTCAGTCCAATTCACCGTCTCTTTTGTCTCATCTTCAAAGGTTTTCAGTTTCATCTTTAGATGGATCCAACAATCTACCATTTTTcatgggaggaggaggaggagctgCTTCTGCTTCTCCTGCTTCAGCTTCACCTGCTCCTACTGCAATGGAGagtaatcataatcacaatcaTCACCACCAGATTCAACACCATCAGTTTTCATCTGTATTTGATGGTAGCAGCTTGCAGCTCTATTCAGATCAGAAAGGGAAATCCAAAAACTGA